A region of Pseudomonas putida DNA encodes the following proteins:
- the pssA gene encoding CDP-diacylglycerol--serine O-phosphatidyltransferase encodes MSERPEEPNKPSDAESLLPVDEHVEEGHDAEGRKVRHRGIYLLPNLFTTANLFAGFYSIINSMSAQSALSAGDPREASKYFAFAAIAIFVAMVLDGLDGRVARMTNTQSAFGAEYDSLSDMVAFGVAPALLAFGWALGDMGKVGWMVAFIYVAGAALRLARFNTQVGTADKRYFIGLASPAAAGVVAGTVWAFSDYGIQGSKLSFLVALLVAAAGMLMVSNIKYNSFKELDLKGRVPFVAILAVVLVFAVVFSDPPRILLLIFLAYAASGPIQFLLRSRRRKS; translated from the coding sequence ATGAGCGAACGTCCCGAAGAGCCGAACAAGCCCTCCGACGCCGAAAGCCTGCTACCTGTCGATGAGCACGTTGAAGAAGGGCATGACGCCGAAGGGCGAAAGGTCCGGCATCGCGGCATCTATCTGCTGCCTAACCTGTTCACTACCGCCAACCTGTTCGCCGGCTTCTATTCCATCATCAACTCGATGAGCGCGCAGAGTGCCCTGAGCGCCGGTGACCCGCGCGAGGCAAGCAAGTACTTCGCCTTTGCCGCCATCGCCATCTTCGTCGCCATGGTCCTCGATGGCCTCGACGGCCGTGTGGCACGCATGACCAACACCCAGAGCGCCTTCGGTGCCGAGTACGACTCGCTGTCGGACATGGTCGCCTTTGGTGTCGCGCCGGCATTGCTGGCCTTTGGCTGGGCATTGGGCGACATGGGCAAGGTTGGCTGGATGGTCGCCTTCATCTATGTGGCGGGCGCTGCTCTGCGGCTGGCGCGCTTCAACACCCAGGTGGGTACCGCCGACAAGCGTTACTTCATCGGCTTGGCCAGCCCGGCGGCTGCAGGCGTGGTTGCGGGTACTGTGTGGGCCTTCAGTGACTACGGCATCCAGGGCTCGAAGCTGTCGTTCCTGGTGGCGCTGCTGGTGGCAGCTGCCGGCATGCTGATGGTCAGCAACATCAAGTACAACAGCTTCAAGGAGCTCGACCTCAAAGGGCGCGTGCCGTTCGTGGCCATCCTGGCGGTAGTGCTGGTATTCGCGGTGGTATTCAGCGACCCGCCCCGCATCCTGCTGCTGATCTTCCTTGCCTACGCAGCTTCTGGGCCGATCCAGTTCCTGCTGCGGTCTCGCCGCCGCAAGTCGTGA